The Aureispira anguillae genome contains a region encoding:
- the rlmD gene encoding 23S rRNA (uracil(1939)-C(5))-methyltransferase RlmD, with protein MNTNTIRIKKGAVLEHILIEDVAFGGEGIAKLKTEQGDYVLFVKNSLPGQTVNAKIIKKKKRFAKCKLVKVIQASEDEIKLPYQPIPGAPFARLPIQKQEYYKEHSTLEMFKRLSGVDKIRELYESYISSPLVWHYRNKMEYSFSTLISELGTGEESEGFALGFKRRGQWWAVENLEADSGLFDAQLEGAMLQIRQHCEQTNLPAWNPAKSEGFFRFLVVRKSYVYDELLFNLVTTSKDLDQFDKMGFVALLQGILGKRLAGVIHTINDEIGDVAKQPAEQSTVLYGKEKIVENVLGLDFEISMQSFFQTNPKCAEKLYAKVIEYVRAGMESSGTTNAVAMDLFCGTGTIAQLLANDENIDQVIGVDIVAEAIADAKENTKRNGIEGIKFYAADVRKFLYDYPQYKGKIGTIVLDPPRGGIVPKALQRIIELGAKSIVYVSCNPSTQARDTMTLMEAGYAVKRFCLADQFPHTAHIESIALFEKQ; from the coding sequence GTGAATACAAATACAATACGAATTAAGAAGGGGGCAGTCCTTGAGCATATTTTGATTGAAGATGTGGCCTTTGGTGGAGAAGGTATTGCCAAACTGAAAACAGAGCAGGGAGATTATGTTTTGTTTGTCAAAAATAGTTTGCCTGGACAGACTGTCAATGCTAAAATTATAAAAAAGAAAAAACGCTTTGCCAAGTGTAAATTGGTAAAGGTGATTCAGGCATCAGAGGATGAAATCAAATTGCCCTATCAGCCAATTCCTGGTGCACCCTTTGCTCGACTCCCCATCCAAAAACAAGAGTATTATAAAGAACATTCTACCTTAGAAATGTTTAAGCGGTTGAGTGGTGTGGATAAAATTCGAGAGTTGTATGAGTCTTATATTAGTTCGCCATTGGTTTGGCATTACAGAAACAAAATGGAATATTCCTTTTCTACTTTAATTTCTGAATTGGGAACAGGAGAGGAGTCGGAAGGTTTTGCGCTTGGATTTAAACGTAGAGGACAATGGTGGGCCGTAGAGAATTTAGAAGCAGATTCTGGTTTGTTTGATGCTCAGTTAGAGGGGGCAATGCTCCAAATTAGACAACATTGCGAGCAAACGAATTTACCAGCGTGGAATCCTGCTAAAAGCGAGGGCTTTTTTAGGTTTTTGGTTGTGCGTAAGAGTTATGTATATGACGAACTGCTTTTTAATTTGGTGACAACAAGCAAAGATCTCGATCAATTTGATAAAATGGGCTTCGTTGCACTGTTGCAAGGCATCTTGGGGAAACGTCTAGCGGGCGTTATTCATACCATTAATGACGAAATTGGCGATGTTGCTAAGCAACCTGCGGAGCAATCTACCGTCTTGTATGGCAAAGAGAAAATTGTAGAAAATGTCTTAGGGTTAGATTTTGAAATTAGTATGCAAAGCTTTTTTCAAACCAACCCCAAATGTGCCGAAAAATTATACGCAAAAGTAATTGAGTATGTTCGTGCTGGAATGGAAAGTTCTGGAACAACCAATGCTGTTGCAATGGATTTATTTTGCGGAACAGGAACGATTGCGCAACTATTGGCAAACGATGAAAATATTGATCAAGTAATAGGGGTTGATATTGTTGCAGAGGCAATTGCTGATGCTAAAGAAAATACAAAGCGCAATGGAATTGAAGGAATTAAATTCTATGCTGCTGACGTGCGCAAATTTTTATACGATTATCCTCAATACAAAGGAAAAATAGGAACCATTGTTTTGGATCCACCAAGAGGGGGAATTGTACCCAAAGCCCTACAACGAATTATTGAACTGGGGGCAAAATCTATTGTTTATGTTTCTTGTAATCCTTCTACACAGGCACGGGATACCATGACATTAATGGAAGCAGGATATGCCGTTAAGCGTTTTTGTTTGGCAGATCAATTCCCACA
- a CDS encoding GNAT family N-acetyltransferase has protein sequence MNIISVMFASPAYDELVAMRINTLYEPLNAEITIEDFAEEYKDVHLVVYNNQNLLIGGVVAKVCEEEDEFLNKRKICLLRQVVVKKDLQGLGVGRDMLASLEKMLIDKGYKEIRLYAHVGALDFYAKLGYVKHGKEFTGNGIKQHIMKKKIQKKSTKLDKLEAEGTAY, from the coding sequence ATGAATATCATATCTGTTATGTTTGCCTCTCCAGCCTATGATGAGTTGGTAGCAATGCGAATCAATACACTTTATGAACCACTAAATGCTGAAATTACCATTGAGGATTTTGCAGAAGAGTATAAAGATGTACATTTGGTCGTTTATAACAATCAAAATTTACTCATTGGAGGAGTGGTTGCCAAGGTCTGCGAGGAAGAGGATGAATTTTTGAATAAACGAAAGATATGTTTGTTGCGTCAGGTGGTTGTAAAAAAGGATTTGCAAGGGTTGGGAGTAGGACGAGATATGTTGGCTTCTTTAGAAAAAATGTTGATTGATAAAGGATACAAAGAAATTCGATTGTATGCTCATGTTGGAGCGTTAGATTTTTATGCTAAACTAGGCTATGTCAAGCACGGCAAGGAGTTTACAGGCAATGGGATCAAGCAGCATATTATGAAGAAAAAAATACAGAAAAAATCTACCAAATTGGATAAGCTCGAAGCAGAGGGCACGGCGTATTGA
- the ilvA gene encoding threonine ammonia-lyase IlvA, translated as MNTIRSPKYKPKLSDVEHARSLVKKIALHTPLSYPKGMAEKYGAKIGLKREDLQVVRSYKLRGAYYKIATLTKQDLTKGVVCASAGNHAQGVAYACQQLKINGHIFMPLTTPQQKVNQVRMFGGKFVEIQLVGDTFDDSLAMARAHCKVANASFIHPFDDPKIIEGQGTVALEILEDSSEHIDYLILPVGGGGLAAGVSSVFRMLSPTTKIIGVEPAGAASMSWALQKKEVRSLQQIDKFVDGAAVKQVGKYTFDICQTSLDRILTIPEGLICKTMLQLYNEEAMVVEPAGALSISALQLLQDEIKNKIVVCVVSGGNNDIARMEEIQERALLYEELKHYFIVNFPQREGALREFLIQVLGPQDDIVYFQYMKKNNRIKGPAMVGIELKNKIDLAPLVERMKTKKFFGQYLNHHPDLFHFLV; from the coding sequence ATGAATACAATTCGCTCTCCAAAATATAAACCCAAACTATCTGATGTTGAGCATGCTCGCTCTCTGGTTAAAAAGATAGCCTTGCATACCCCCCTCAGTTATCCCAAGGGTATGGCAGAAAAATACGGGGCAAAAATTGGGCTAAAAAGAGAAGATTTACAAGTTGTTCGTTCCTACAAATTGAGAGGAGCTTATTATAAAATCGCAACGTTAACAAAACAAGATTTGACAAAAGGGGTGGTTTGTGCAAGTGCTGGCAACCATGCTCAAGGGGTAGCTTATGCCTGTCAACAATTGAAGATAAACGGGCATATTTTTATGCCCCTAACAACACCTCAACAAAAAGTAAATCAAGTGCGAATGTTTGGGGGGAAATTTGTTGAAATCCAATTGGTGGGAGACACTTTTGACGATAGTTTGGCGATGGCAAGGGCTCACTGCAAAGTAGCAAACGCCTCTTTTATTCACCCTTTTGATGACCCTAAGATTATTGAAGGGCAGGGAACGGTTGCTTTGGAAATTTTGGAAGACAGCTCTGAGCACATCGATTATTTAATCTTACCCGTAGGAGGTGGCGGCTTGGCGGCAGGGGTCTCTTCTGTTTTTAGAATGCTGAGTCCTACAACCAAAATTATAGGGGTAGAGCCAGCAGGTGCGGCATCTATGTCTTGGGCACTTCAAAAAAAAGAAGTTCGTTCGCTTCAACAGATAGACAAATTTGTAGATGGAGCAGCGGTTAAGCAGGTGGGGAAGTATACCTTTGATATTTGCCAAACGTCTTTGGATCGAATACTGACAATTCCCGAAGGGCTGATTTGTAAAACCATGTTGCAACTATACAATGAGGAAGCTATGGTGGTAGAGCCAGCAGGAGCTTTGAGTATTAGTGCTTTGCAGTTGTTACAAGATGAAATAAAAAACAAGATCGTTGTTTGTGTGGTTAGTGGAGGAAATAATGATATTGCTAGAATGGAAGAGATTCAGGAACGGGCCTTGTTGTATGAAGAGTTAAAGCATTATTTTATTGTCAATTTTCCACAGCGAGAAGGAGCTTTGCGTGAGTTTTTAATTCAGGTATTGGGTCCCCAAGATGACATTGTTTATTTTCAGTATATGAAAAAAAATAATCGCATAAAAGGACCTGCAATGGTTGGTATTGAATTAAAAAATAAAATTGATTTGGCGCCTTTGGTTGAGCGTATGAAGACAAAAAAATTCTTTGGACAATATCTAAATCACCATCCTGATTTGTTTCATTTTTTGGTCTAA
- the ilvC gene encoding ketol-acid reductoisomerase, whose amino-acid sequence MAKLKFGTVEETVVTREEFPLKKALETLKNETIAVIGYGVQGPGQALNLRDNGFNVIVGQRQASKSWDKALGDGWVADKTLFSIEEACEKASVVMYLLSDAGQIDQWKVIKPFLTAGKLLYFSHGFGVTYKEQTNIIPPKDIDVVLVAPKGSGTSLRRLFVEGKGLNSSYAIFQDATGQALEKALALGIGIGSGYLFETDFRKEVYSDLTGERGMLMGALAGLFEAQYNVLRKNGHSPSEAFNETVEELTQSLMPLVAEKGMDWMFANTSTTAQRGALDWKNKFRDLNTPLFEDLYASVASGKEAAIVIEANQKENYRKNLELELAEINASELWQAGKTVRELRAK is encoded by the coding sequence ATGGCAAAGCTAAAATTCGGGACTGTAGAAGAAACCGTTGTAACTAGGGAAGAATTTCCACTAAAAAAAGCATTGGAAACCTTAAAAAATGAAACCATCGCCGTGATTGGTTATGGAGTACAAGGTCCAGGGCAAGCACTCAATCTTAGAGACAATGGTTTTAATGTGATTGTTGGGCAACGCCAAGCGTCAAAGAGCTGGGACAAAGCGCTTGGTGATGGCTGGGTTGCAGACAAAACACTGTTTTCTATAGAAGAAGCCTGTGAAAAAGCAAGTGTTGTAATGTATTTGCTTTCTGATGCAGGGCAAATTGACCAATGGAAAGTCATTAAACCCTTTCTTACTGCTGGAAAACTGCTTTATTTTTCCCATGGATTTGGGGTAACCTATAAAGAACAAACAAATATTATCCCTCCTAAAGACATTGATGTGGTTTTGGTAGCGCCCAAGGGCTCTGGTACCTCATTGCGCCGTTTGTTTGTAGAGGGGAAAGGCTTAAATTCTAGTTATGCAATCTTTCAAGATGCTACTGGTCAGGCATTGGAAAAAGCCTTGGCATTGGGCATTGGAATAGGTTCTGGTTATTTGTTTGAAACGGATTTTAGGAAAGAAGTTTATTCTGATTTAACAGGCGAAAGAGGGATGCTAATGGGAGCTTTGGCAGGTTTGTTTGAGGCTCAGTACAATGTCTTGCGCAAGAATGGACATAGCCCTTCAGAGGCATTTAATGAAACCGTTGAGGAATTGACACAGAGTTTAATGCCTTTGGTAGCAGAAAAGGGGATGGATTGGATGTTTGCCAATACCTCAACTACCGCTCAACGTGGTGCCTTGGATTGGAAAAATAAATTTAGAGATCTTAATACGCCATTGTTTGAAGATTTGTATGCTAGCGTTGCTAGTGGCAAAGAAGCGGCGATTGTTATTGAAGCAAACCAAAAAGAAAATTATAGAAAAAATCTAGAATTGGAACTTGCTGAAATTAATGCAAGTGAGCTTTGGCAAGCAGGAAAAACTGTTAGAGAACTGAGAGCCAAATAA
- the ilvN gene encoding acetolactate synthase small subunit, whose amino-acid sequence MNKIMKRFTISVFTEDLIDALSKVQMVFSRRQLKIESLTTSESELKDVYRYTIVVMATTEEVMKVVKQLEKLVTVFKAFYHTDEETIFQEVALYKLRTADFSQVDTASILRKHHAKVLVISQEYTILEKTGYREETEAFLELLAPIGVLEFARSGRVSITKPMRSLSDYLQEIN is encoded by the coding sequence ATGAATAAAATTATGAAGCGTTTTACCATTTCCGTTTTTACGGAGGATCTAATCGACGCTCTAAGTAAAGTGCAGATGGTGTTTAGTCGGCGCCAGTTAAAGATAGAAAGTTTAACCACTTCTGAGAGTGAGCTAAAGGATGTTTATCGCTATACCATTGTTGTAATGGCTACGACAGAAGAAGTCATGAAGGTCGTCAAGCAACTAGAAAAATTAGTAACTGTCTTTAAAGCTTTTTATCACACGGATGAAGAGACAATCTTTCAGGAGGTTGCCTTGTATAAATTGCGAACGGCTGATTTTAGCCAAGTGGATACTGCTTCTATTCTTCGGAAGCACCATGCAAAAGTATTGGTCATTTCTCAAGAGTATACCATCCTTGAAAAAACAGGGTATAGGGAAGAGACAGAGGCTTTTTTAGAATTATTAGCTCCAATAGGAGTGCTAGAGTTTGCCCGTTCAGGAAGGGTTTCCATTACAAAACCTATGCGATCTCTAAGTGACTATTTGCAAGAAATTAATTAA
- the ilvB gene encoding biosynthetic-type acetolactate synthase large subunit — MEKAILLERKAKKNSAPKTSIKGAEAILKILLKENVDTLFGYPGGAIMPVYDALHEYKEELRHILTRHEQGAIHAAQGYARVTGKVGVCLATSGPGATNLITGLADAFIDSTPLVCITGQVHSSLLGTDAFQETDVINLSMPVTKWNCQITTAADIPQVLAKAFYLARSGRPGPVLIDITKDAQFDHLQMDYQSCTTVKTYQPKPQLDARQVELAAKLINKAKKPLVLVGQGVILANAEEELKQFIEKIDAPTAWTMLGLSALPSDHRLNVGMLGMHGNYAANIKTNECDVLIAVGMRFDDRVTGDLNRYAKQAKVIHLEIDAAEINKNVYAHLPVLGDAKESLSALTALVAVNLHAEWLESFAVLEQVEYEKVIQDQLYPTKAKMTMAEVVHLVSECSKQDAILVTDVGQHQMVAARYFKFKQSKSNITSGGLGTMGFALPAALGAKLGNPNRTVIAFIGDGGFQMTLQELATIQQEQLEVKIIILNNSYLGMVRQWQEMFFEKRYSETSISSPDFIQLAGAYGIAGKRITERESLPKAVEEMLQHDGAYLLEVVVGQEDNVFPMIPTGYAVSEILLEPNS; from the coding sequence ATGGAAAAAGCAATTTTATTAGAACGAAAAGCAAAAAAAAATAGCGCTCCCAAAACATCAATAAAAGGGGCAGAAGCAATTCTGAAAATACTCCTAAAAGAAAACGTTGACACCTTATTTGGGTATCCTGGAGGTGCCATAATGCCTGTCTATGATGCACTGCATGAATATAAGGAGGAATTGAGACATATTTTAACTAGACATGAACAAGGGGCGATACACGCTGCACAGGGCTATGCTCGTGTGACTGGGAAAGTAGGGGTTTGTTTGGCGACATCAGGTCCTGGAGCCACTAATTTGATTACTGGTTTAGCAGATGCATTTATTGATAGTACGCCACTGGTCTGCATTACAGGGCAGGTTCATTCTTCCTTGTTAGGAACAGATGCTTTTCAGGAAACGGATGTGATTAACCTTTCTATGCCTGTTACAAAGTGGAATTGCCAAATTACAACTGCGGCCGATATTCCTCAAGTACTGGCTAAAGCTTTTTATCTCGCTCGTTCTGGAAGACCTGGACCAGTATTAATTGATATTACGAAAGATGCTCAATTTGACCACTTACAAATGGATTATCAATCTTGTACAACAGTAAAAACGTATCAACCTAAGCCTCAACTGGATGCTAGGCAGGTGGAATTGGCTGCAAAACTTATTAATAAGGCAAAAAAGCCATTGGTTTTGGTAGGACAGGGGGTTATTTTGGCGAATGCGGAGGAGGAACTTAAGCAGTTTATAGAAAAAATAGATGCCCCTACTGCTTGGACGATGTTGGGCTTGTCTGCTTTGCCCTCTGATCATCGACTTAATGTAGGAATGCTAGGGATGCATGGCAACTATGCCGCTAATATTAAGACCAATGAATGTGATGTATTGATTGCTGTAGGGATGCGTTTTGATGATCGAGTGACTGGGGATTTAAATCGTTATGCCAAACAAGCCAAAGTTATTCATTTGGAAATTGATGCTGCTGAGATCAATAAGAATGTTTATGCTCACTTGCCTGTTTTGGGAGATGCCAAAGAGAGTCTTTCTGCGTTGACAGCATTGGTCGCAGTGAACTTACATGCAGAATGGCTAGAAAGTTTTGCGGTCTTAGAACAGGTCGAATATGAAAAAGTTATTCAAGATCAGTTGTATCCCACTAAAGCAAAGATGACCATGGCAGAGGTTGTGCACCTTGTTTCAGAGTGCAGTAAGCAAGATGCTATTTTGGTAACAGATGTAGGGCAGCATCAGATGGTTGCAGCTCGGTACTTTAAGTTTAAACAATCCAAAAGTAACATTACTAGTGGAGGCTTAGGTACAATGGGCTTTGCGTTGCCTGCTGCTCTAGGGGCAAAATTGGGCAACCCCAATCGCACTGTTATTGCTTTTATAGGCGATGGTGGTTTTCAAATGACCTTACAAGAACTGGCTACGATACAGCAAGAACAATTGGAGGTTAAGATTATTATTTTGAACAACAGCTACTTGGGGATGGTTCGCCAATGGCAAGAAATGTTTTTTGAAAAGCGCTATTCTGAAACCAGTATTAGTAGTCCTGACTTTATACAATTGGCAGGGGCGTATGGAATAGCAGGAAAGCGAATTACAGAACGAGAATCTTTACCTAAAGCAGTTGAAGAAATGTTGCAGCATGATGGAGCTTATTTATTAGAAGTAGTCGTAGGGCAAGAGGATAATGTATTTCCTATGATTCCTACAGGCTATGCTGTTTCTGAGATATTATTAGAACCCAATTCATAA
- the ilvD gene encoding dihydroxy-acid dehydratase: MKLNKYSQRVTQDPTQPAAQAMFHAIGLTEEDLKKPQVGIVSTGYEGNPCNMHLNDLAQEVKKGVQETDAMGLIFNTIGVSDGISMGTLGMRYSLPSREIIADSIETVVEAMAYDAVIAVVGCDKNMPGAMLAFARLNRPAILVYGGAIASGCHVGKKLDIVSAFEALGEKIGGTITEQDFKQVVQKACPGAGSCGGMYTANTMAAAIEALGISLPFSSSNPAVSEEKKIECQAAGLQMYQLLEQDLKPRDILTKAAFENAMRLITVLGGSTNAVLHLLAMARTLELDLTIDDFQRISDTTPFLADLKPSGKYLMEDLHSIGGVPVVMKYLLEQGLLDGSCLTITGKTIAQNLEMVPSLTFEQDVVKPLSNPIKASGHIRILYGNLASEGAVAKITGKEGEYFEGLAQVFDSEKAANFAIAQGKIKKGTVVVIRYVGPKGGPGMPEMLKPTAAIMGAGLGKEVALITDGRFSGGTHGFVVGHIAPEAFEGGVIALLKDGDRIIIDAIQNTIAVDLTAEEIAKRKANWVLPSCSVKRGYLWKYAQTVSSASKGCTTDLS; this comes from the coding sequence ATGAAATTAAATAAGTACAGCCAGCGAGTTACCCAAGACCCAACCCAACCTGCTGCACAAGCTATGTTTCATGCAATAGGTTTAACAGAAGAAGACCTCAAAAAACCTCAAGTTGGTATTGTGAGTACAGGTTATGAAGGAAACCCCTGTAATATGCATTTAAATGATTTAGCCCAAGAGGTAAAAAAAGGTGTTCAAGAAACAGATGCAATGGGGCTTATTTTTAATACAATTGGTGTCAGCGATGGAATTTCTATGGGAACGCTGGGTATGCGTTATTCTTTGCCTTCTAGAGAAATTATTGCAGATAGCATAGAAACGGTTGTAGAAGCAATGGCTTATGATGCTGTAATTGCAGTAGTGGGCTGTGACAAAAACATGCCTGGAGCCATGTTAGCCTTTGCTCGGCTAAATCGTCCTGCAATTTTAGTTTATGGAGGGGCGATAGCCAGTGGTTGCCATGTTGGCAAAAAACTAGATATTGTATCTGCATTTGAGGCTTTGGGAGAAAAGATAGGAGGAACAATTACAGAGCAAGACTTCAAGCAGGTTGTTCAAAAAGCTTGCCCAGGAGCAGGATCTTGTGGGGGGATGTATACCGCCAATACCATGGCTGCGGCTATAGAAGCATTAGGCATTAGTTTGCCATTCTCTTCTTCAAATCCCGCTGTGAGCGAAGAAAAAAAGATAGAATGTCAAGCCGCTGGACTACAAATGTATCAATTGTTAGAGCAAGACCTTAAACCAAGGGATATTCTGACAAAAGCAGCGTTTGAAAATGCAATGCGTTTAATTACGGTTTTAGGAGGCTCAACCAATGCTGTTTTACATCTTTTGGCAATGGCTAGAACCTTGGAATTAGATTTGACTATTGATGATTTTCAGCGTATTAGTGATACAACACCATTCTTAGCAGATTTAAAACCGAGTGGGAAATATTTGATGGAGGATTTGCACAGCATAGGTGGCGTTCCTGTTGTTATGAAGTATTTGTTAGAACAGGGGCTGTTGGATGGATCTTGTCTAACCATTACAGGAAAGACCATTGCTCAAAACCTTGAAATGGTCCCTTCATTAACTTTTGAACAAGATGTTGTCAAGCCATTATCCAATCCCATCAAAGCATCTGGACATATTCGAATTTTGTATGGAAATCTTGCTTCTGAAGGTGCTGTGGCTAAAATAACAGGCAAAGAAGGAGAGTATTTTGAGGGGTTAGCTCAAGTTTTTGACAGCGAAAAAGCGGCTAATTTTGCCATTGCTCAGGGAAAAATTAAGAAAGGGACGGTTGTTGTTATTCGCTACGTTGGTCCAAAGGGAGGGCCTGGAATGCCTGAAATGCTGAAACCTACTGCTGCTATCATGGGGGCAGGTTTGGGAAAGGAGGTTGCTTTGATTACAGATGGAAGATTTTCAGGGGGGACGCATGGTTTTGTGGTTGGGCACATTGCCCCAGAAGCATTTGAGGGGGGAGTCATTGCCTTATTAAAAGATGGTGACAGAATTATAATTGATGCCATCCAAAATACAATTGCTGTTGATTTAACAGCCGAAGAAATAGCAAAAAGAAAAGCCAATTGGGTCTTGCCTTCTTGTTCTGTTAAAAGGGGGTATTTGTGGAAATATGCTCAAACGGTTTCTTCTGCTTCCAAAGGTTGTACGACAGATCTTAGTTAA
- a CDS encoding aminotransferase class IV gives MHLNQNSLMFLDGQWLRNAEVQRSFFHKLLGEHNAIFEGVRSYQTAEGLAIFKAHEHCKRLFNSTKKMGLDFSYSIDDLIQLMYQLIEKNKLQDAYIRSYVYWGEASNSALNSHLLLVAWPWDQLVENKGLALMTSPYPCPNHRIFPVESKMTGVYASSKFMDNHAKRKGFDAALLLNKNGYVAQGTSANFFYEKDNVLYTSPTKDIFAGITRATVLELCEQLEIDLKEEHFTADEVRGADGAFFTGTITGIKGITSLDKVPFQLKWEDTLGYQLFRAYQRKVLEIEPLCIF, from the coding sequence ATGCATCTCAACCAAAATTCCCTAATGTTCTTAGATGGACAATGGTTAAGGAACGCAGAAGTGCAGCGTTCCTTTTTCCATAAATTATTGGGAGAACACAATGCTATTTTTGAAGGTGTTCGCTCTTATCAAACAGCAGAAGGTCTGGCTATTTTTAAAGCTCATGAACATTGTAAACGACTGTTCAATTCAACTAAAAAAATGGGGCTTGATTTTTCTTATTCCATAGATGATTTAATTCAGTTGATGTATCAGTTGATCGAAAAAAACAAGTTGCAGGATGCTTATATTCGTTCCTATGTGTATTGGGGAGAAGCGTCAAATTCTGCTCTTAATTCACATCTTTTGTTGGTGGCTTGGCCTTGGGATCAATTGGTCGAAAATAAAGGACTTGCGCTGATGACCTCTCCATATCCATGTCCTAATCATAGAATATTTCCTGTTGAATCCAAAATGACAGGAGTTTATGCTAGCTCTAAATTTATGGATAATCACGCCAAGCGTAAAGGTTTTGATGCAGCGCTTTTGCTCAATAAAAATGGATATGTTGCCCAAGGGACAAGTGCTAACTTTTTTTATGAAAAAGATAATGTGCTTTATACAAGCCCTACCAAAGATATTTTTGCTGGAATTACCCGTGCTACGGTATTGGAGTTATGCGAGCAATTAGAGATTGACCTAAAAGAAGAACATTTTACAGCGGATGAAGTAAGGGGAGCCGATGGTGCTTTTTTTACAGGTACTATTACAGGCATAAAAGGCATTACTAGTTTGGATAAGGTTCCATTTCAATTAAAATGGGAGGATACCCTAGGTTATCAGCTATTTAGAGCTTATCAGCGCAAGGTTTTAGAGATAGAACCACTTTGTATTTTTTAA